One genomic segment of Phlebotomus papatasi isolate M1 unplaced genomic scaffold, Ppap_2.1 HiC_scaffold_512, whole genome shotgun sequence includes these proteins:
- the LOC129809231 gene encoding DNA polymerase epsilon subunit 4, which translates to MESGEIEKTEPCLVYQDYNDIDELEYPELYLGEEYLGGESEQKSNENNSNEASGESSQGRKLRLPVSKIKNMMKLDPDAGKISLEALVLATKATEMFVDALAKEAFTQTVAAKKKTLRKTDVEVAITQIDALFFLEGCFKT; encoded by the exons ATGGAAAGTGGAGAAATTGAGAAGACTGAACCATGTCTTGTTTATCAGGATTATAATGATATTGACGAATTGGAGTATCCTGAATTGTACTTGGGGGAGGAATATCTTGGAGGGGAATCGGAGCAGAAATCAAATG AAAACAATTCCAATGAAGCTTCTGGCGAAAGTTCCCAGGGCAGAAAACTGCGCCTCCCTGTGAGTAAGATAAAGAATATGATGAAACTTGACCCTGATGCTGGAAAAATCAGCCTGGAGGCTCTTGTACTAGCCACAAAGGCTACGGAAATGTTTGTGGATGCCCTGGCAAAGGAGGCTTTCACCCAGACAGTTGCTGCAAAGAAGAAAACTCTGAGAAAAACCGACGTCGAAGTGGCTATAACGCAAATAGATGCTCTGTTCTTCCTCGAGGGCTGTTTTAAAacctaa